One Salvelinus fontinalis isolate EN_2023a chromosome 11, ASM2944872v1, whole genome shotgun sequence DNA window includes the following coding sequences:
- the LOC129864786 gene encoding NADH dehydrogenase [ubiquinone] 1 alpha subcomplex subunit 12-like has product MAEYIHVVRRALGQLGGHGGVKGLFVQLFRANDVKTGALIGVDKYGNKYFEDTRYFFGRHRWVIYTTEMNGKNTMWEVDGSMVPAEWHRWLHCMTDNPPTTHPPTLKKFLAEVHQFNVSGSAQAYVPYSTTRKKIHEWVPPKAQ; this is encoded by the exons ATGGCGGAGTATATACATGTCGTTCGAAGGGCTTTGGGACAGTTAGGAGGTCACGGTGGTGTGAAAGGCTTATTTGTTCAGTTATTCAG GGCAAATGATGTGAAAACGGGAGCGCTGATTGGCGTGGACAAGTATGGAAACAAGTACTTTGAGGACACACGCTACTTTTTTG GTCGTCACCGCTGGGTGATCTACACGACAGAGATGAATGGAAAGAACACCATGTGGGAGGTGGATGGTAGCATGGTGCCCGCTGAATG GCATCGCTGGCTGCACTGTATGACAGAcaacccccccaccacacaccccCCTACACTGAAGAAGTTCCTGGCGGAGGTCCACCAGTTCAACGTGAGTGGTTCGGCCCAGGCGTATGTGCCCTACTCCACCACCCGTAAGAAGATCCACGAGTGGGTGCCCCCAAAGGCTCAGTGA